ATTAGCGCAATTGAGAAGCGAATTCGATGCGGTCATCTGCGAGGGCGCCGGATCGCCGGCCGAAATCAACCTGCGGGCAACCGACTTGGTCAACATGGGATTGGCACGCGCGGCGAACCTACCCGTCGTGATCGTGGGGGACATCGACCGCGGCGGGCTGCTCGCGCACCTCTATGGAACCGTCGCGGTGCTCGAGCCGGCAGACCAGGCGTTGATCGCCGGATTCATCGTGAACAAGTTCCGGGGCGACGTGTCGCTGCTCGAGCCCGGGCTGCGCCAACTCGCCGACCTGACCGGACGCCCGACCTACGGGGTGCTGCCCTACGCCGACGATCTGTGGCTCGACACCGAGGACGCCGTTCCGGTGCTGGCGCACCGGGTGCTGGGAACGCCCCAGGAGCCGCTCGGGTCGCAGTGGCTTCGGGTGGCCGTGCTGCGGCTGCCGCGGATTTCCAACTCCACCGACGTCGAGGCGCTCGCGTGCGAACCCGGGGTGCTGGTGCGCTGGGTGCGTGAACCCGCCGACCTGGCCGACACCGACGTCATCGTGCTGCCGGGAACCAAGTCCACCGTCGCCGACCTGGCCTGGCTGCGGGAACGCGGGCTGGTGGCGGCCATCCGGGCGCACGCCGACTCGGGGCGTGCGGTGCTCGGCCTGTGCGGCGGCTTTCAGATGCTGTGCCGGTCGATCGACGACCCGGTCGAAAGCCGGTCCGGCCGGGTCGAGGCGATGGGTCTGCTGGACGCCGACATCGCGTTCGCTCCCGACAAGGTGCTGCGTCGTCGGGAGGACGCACTGCACGGCTACGAGATCCACCACGGCCGGGTCACCCGCTGCGCGGAAGGCACCTGGTTTGACGTTGACGGGGTGCCCGAGGGCTACCGGCACCGTCAGATCTACGGGACGCACTGGCACGGCTTGTTCGACAACGACTGCTTTCGCCGGGAGTGGTTGGTGG
The sequence above is a segment of the Candidatus Mycobacterium wuenschmannii genome. Coding sequences within it:
- a CDS encoding cobyric acid synthase: MVVAGLCRSLARKGIRVAPFKAQNMSNNSAVTVEGGEIGRAQAMQARAAGLAPSVRFNPILLKPGSDMTSQLVIKGQVAGTATATEYWSDRNTLAAVVQDELAQLRSEFDAVICEGAGSPAEINLRATDLVNMGLARAANLPVVIVGDIDRGGLLAHLYGTVAVLEPADQALIAGFIVNKFRGDVSLLEPGLRQLADLTGRPTYGVLPYADDLWLDTEDAVPVLAHRVLGTPQEPLGSQWLRVAVLRLPRISNSTDVEALACEPGVLVRWVREPADLADTDVIVLPGTKSTVADLAWLRERGLVAAIRAHADSGRAVLGLCGGFQMLCRSIDDPVESRSGRVEAMGLLDADIAFAPDKVLRRREDALHGYEIHHGRVTRCAEGTWFDVDGVPEGYRHRQIYGTHWHGLFDNDCFRREWLVAVAAAAGRDGFVVAGDTSVPARRDAQLDLMADLLEAHLDVDAVTALLDGEPPRRSTIVSALR